GGTTAGGCTGCTCACTAAATTTTATTGGGTCATTTTTTTAACAATTGTGGTTATTTCAAGAGGCTTTAAACCCCTTGGGAACTGAACTTTTCCTTTTAAATGAAGATATACCTAAATAAATACTATGTTTTTAAAATTTTCTTTAATAACAATTTGAATGTCTGATGGCAAAGCTATGTGATCATCATGCATTGATAATCAGAGAAACACAACTTTAAAAAAACCATTTTAACAATAAACTGTTAGAAATTCTAACAGGTTTCCCAGTTTTTTCTCTGATTATTGGTTTTTTAGTTTACCTTTACACATTATTTATTTTCATTATATGACTTTAAGGCATTATTTATTTATTTTATCTTTTTTGACTGCTATTACATTCGTTACTGCACAACAAAATCTTATATCTGCAAAAACCCATATCAATCAAAAGGCAAAGTTCTGGGGTCTTGATAAAGATGATTATGAAGATATATTTGTAAGCTCAGAAGCCGTCAGTGAAAAAGGCATCACGTATATGTATCTCAATCAGGCTTACAAGGGTATACCTATACGCAACACCATGATGACAGTGATCATGGATCAGCATGGCAAAGTGGTTTCTGATGCACATAATCTGGTAGCTCAAATCGGTAAAAAGATCAATACACTAAAGCCCGCAGTAACACCTGCGGCAGCAATTATCAATAGTGCAGCTCATCTTGGGATACGGATTAAAGAAACTCCGGTTTCAGGTAGCAGATCAAGTGACAGAATACAATCATATACCCTACCTGAATTGTCCAAATCGCCTATACCTGCTCAACTGAAATATGAACTGGTAGATGACAAACTTGTATTGGTATGGAACCTCAACATTGATATGGCCAATTCTGCCGATTATTGGGATATGAACATCGATGCTGTCAGCGGTGAGTTTGTTTCAAAATACAACTATACATTATATTGCAAACATCATGATCATGCATATGCGAGACACGATGATTGTGGTATCAAAACGTTCAGAAAAATAAACAATACTCAACAATCTGTGTCAGAAATTCTTTCAGGGACAGCAGCAAAATACAATGTATTTAAATTGCCTGCCGAAAGCCCTAAACACAGTGGGCGAAGTATGGCGTCTGATGATGTTTATCCATCTGCTTCTCCATTCGGTTGGCATGATACCAATGGGATCGATGGACCCGAGCATACCATCACCCGAGGCAACAATGTATATGCTTATGAGGATAAAAATGATGATAATCAGTCAGATGGAAATGAACCCAACGGCGGCCAGTCACTTGTTTTTGATTATCCATTTAATATCAACAATGATCCCAGGCAAAGTAATCACGCTGCCGTGACCAACCTCTTTTATATGTGCAATATGATGCATGATGTTACTTTTTTAGCGGGATTCAATGAGGAGTTTGGAAATTTTCAATCAAAAAATTACACAGGTAAAGCAGATGGAAATGATTTTGTACAGGCTCAGGCATTTGATGGTATCACACTGCATGAAGAAAAAAAAGACACAGTTGCCGGACAACCTACAAAAATCAACAATGCCAATTTTTCGACACCAAGTGATGGTGGATCAGGCACAATGCAGATGTATTTTTGGGAAAATCAGGGAGGATCAGTGTCTATTGATGCTCCTGAACAATTGAAAGGCTTTGTTTCTGAATATGGAGCCGCCAGTTTTGGAAAAGTGATACCAAACTCAAACGAAATCCCTATCAGCGGAAATTTGGTAAATTATAAAGATGGGAGTGCCAATGCAACTCAGGGATGTTTTGTATCTGTCAATAGTAATGACATCAAAGGCAAAATAGCTTTGATTGATCGGGGAACTTGTAATTTTTCGACAAAAGTGCTGAATGCCCAAAAGGCCGGTGCCATTGCTGCTATCATTTGCAATATTTCAGGCGTAAATGGTGGAAATGGAGAAGAATTATCTACTATGAGTGGTGGTACTGATGCCGGCTCTGTCACAATACCATCTGTATTTTTCAAAAAATCAGATTGCGACCGCATCAGGGTTGCTCTCTCAAATGGAGCTACAGTGACAGTAACTTTTCAGCAGAGAGAAAGAGTTGGCGCAGCTTTTCTGGACGGATCACTTGATAATGGTATCATAGCGCACGAGTATGCTCATGGTATATCCAACAGGCTCACCGGAGGGCGATTTAATACATCATGTCTCACCAATGACGAACAAATGGGAGAGGGATGGAGTGACTTTTTTGCTTTGGTGATGACACATGAGCCAGGTGATAAGGGGCAGGACAGAAGAGGTATCGGAACCTACGCTTCAGCACAGGACATCACCGGTGGTGGAATCAGAAGATTTCCTTACTCCACTGATATGAATGTCAACCCACAGACCTTTCATTCTGCAAAAGGTACTAAAAGACCAGGTCCCGGATGCAATGGTTGCCACGCTCTGGGAGAGATATGGGCCGATGTATTATGGGATATGTACTGGGCTTTTGTTGATAAATATGGCTACGACGCTGATTGGAAAAATCAAAATTCAGGAAATTTTAAGGCAATGTTTCTGGTGATGGAA
The sequence above is drawn from the Saprospiraceae bacterium genome and encodes:
- a CDS encoding M36 family metallopeptidase, which encodes MTAITFVTAQQNLISAKTHINQKAKFWGLDKDDYEDIFVSSEAVSEKGITYMYLNQAYKGIPIRNTMMTVIMDQHGKVVSDAHNLVAQIGKKINTLKPAVTPAAAIINSAAHLGIRIKETPVSGSRSSDRIQSYTLPELSKSPIPAQLKYELVDDKLVLVWNLNIDMANSADYWDMNIDAVSGEFVSKYNYTLYCKHHDHAYARHDDCGIKTFRKINNTQQSVSEILSGTAAKYNVFKLPAESPKHSGRSMASDDVYPSASPFGWHDTNGIDGPEHTITRGNNVYAYEDKNDDNQSDGNEPNGGQSLVFDYPFNINNDPRQSNHAAVTNLFYMCNMMHDVTFLAGFNEEFGNFQSKNYTGKADGNDFVQAQAFDGITLHEEKKDTVAGQPTKINNANFSTPSDGGSGTMQMYFWENQGGSVSIDAPEQLKGFVSEYGAASFGKVIPNSNEIPISGNLVNYKDGSANATQGCFVSVNSNDIKGKIALIDRGTCNFSTKVLNAQKAGAIAAIICNISGVNGGNGEELSTMSGGTDAGSVTIPSVFFKKSDCDRIRVALSNGATVTVTFQQRERVGAAFLDGSLDNGIIAHEYAHGISNRLTGGRFNTSCLTNDEQMGEGWSDFFALVMTHEPGDKGQDRRGIGTYASAQDITGGGIRRFPYSTDMNVNPQTFHSAKGTKRPGPGCNGCHALGEIWADVLWDMYWAFVDKYGYDADWKNQNSGNFKAMFLVMEGMKIQPCNPGFMDGRNAIIKADEIHFNSTHKCMLWNVFARRGFGYFADGGSKNDRDDGSENFESLPTCIEKLKIRKNISASVNPGGDATVELVVVNHIPARQNNVIITDQLENGMTYVNGSSPIVPEISGNVLTFKLGEMDYDKEIKISYKVKASKDNKSVRMSIQNFDRDFNWDIQKNEGNEDWLPNNDIYRSPQTSLHIINEVGDSDASLVSEKFEIKGKNPAVRFWHRYNTQFGNDGGFVEISVNNGPFVPVNKEKFIRNGYTGPLAWATIAIPSLQAFSGNSGGNWTGTNLNNGPWIDSYIDLSEYSGKTVIFRFRFASDASVKANGDVTGWFIDDFEIIDIFKYNTSACITGNNGTGEKSCTPTIQTLVNTEDAVSPADDFNEDLLSFKLRPNPAEDYVVFSAKTNTTIQSSITILSPEGRVMMESNVLLDNSLRFYPLDISTIPAGFYLVKLQSGNHVSTQKLIVK